One Bacteroidota bacterium genomic region harbors:
- a CDS encoding alpha/beta hydrolase encodes MKTLLIVHGAFEHGDKYQLVADWFRPHGYHCLTPTLRGHGRAPGRSMYIRTADEYIADLQQALQQAGVAQPYAILAHSMGGLVALRAVQQGAIRPEKLLLSSPFMATAKPVPGWQKAVARLLARLYEYASLPASIKQEQLTHDTQLVAEGKRDPLIRKWLTVRWYQAIEEAQARCMAEADRVQIPTWIFSAGDDKIVSLKAQQELFARLPQGQQHRIYPGLYHEVMKELERAQVLGDILRALAS; translated from the coding sequence ATGAAGACTTTACTCATAGTGCACGGTGCCTTTGAGCACGGAGACAAGTACCAGCTGGTGGCAGATTGGTTTCGGCCCCATGGCTACCACTGCCTGACCCCTACCCTGCGAGGGCACGGCAGGGCACCGGGCCGCAGCATGTACATCCGCACAGCAGACGAATACATAGCAGACCTGCAGCAGGCCCTACAGCAAGCTGGGGTGGCGCAGCCCTATGCCATCCTGGCACACAGCATGGGGGGCCTGGTGGCCCTGCGTGCCGTCCAGCAGGGTGCCATCCGGCCCGAGAAGCTGCTACTTAGCAGCCCATTTATGGCTACTGCCAAGCCAGTGCCCGGCTGGCAAAAAGCCGTGGCCCGGCTGCTAGCCCGGCTGTATGAATACGCCAGCCTGCCCGCCAGTATAAAGCAGGAGCAGCTAACGCATGACACCCAGCTGGTGGCGGAGGGCAAGCGCGATCCCCTGATCCGAAAATGGCTGACCGTGCGCTGGTACCAGGCCATAGAGGAAGCCCAGGCACGCTGCATGGCCGAGGCCGATCGGGTGCAAATACCTACCTGGATTTTCTCTGCCGGCGACGACAAAATTGTGTCTCTAAAGGCACAGCAGGAGCTGTTTGCCCGGCTACCCCAGGGGCAGCAGCACCGCATTTACCCAGGTCTGTATCACGAGGTAATGAAGGAGCTGGAACGTGCACAAGTGCTAGGAGACATACTGCGGGCACTAGCCAGCTAG
- a CDS encoding fused MFS/spermidine synthase, which produces MASLLRRLASYLVPFVVKEAESTVSPGLEVIYSGGSYLLHSRRTNYSEGELKEVFHRTFRALGVYHRPMQTVLVLGLGAGSIVPLLAARGRRPAVTGVELDPKVIELGKAYFGLDRHPNLQIVEADAATYLQQQQGRYDLVCVDVFVDELVPEAMDQLAVIEACKRALAPGGLLIWNRLVHTEQTKTRTEHFLQAFGLIFPHHHIRQMRTNWIVIAEQPDAVHTETT; this is translated from the coding sequence ATGGCTTCACTCCTCAGGCGGCTGGCAAGTTATCTGGTGCCTTTTGTGGTGAAAGAGGCAGAAAGTACTGTCAGCCCGGGGCTAGAGGTTATCTACAGCGGGGGTAGTTATCTGCTCCATAGCCGCCGTACCAACTATAGCGAGGGCGAACTGAAAGAAGTCTTTCACCGTACCTTCCGGGCACTGGGTGTTTACCACAGGCCTATGCAGACTGTGCTGGTACTGGGCCTGGGTGCAGGCAGCATTGTGCCCCTGCTGGCAGCACGGGGGCGGCGCCCGGCTGTTACAGGCGTGGAGCTAGACCCCAAAGTGATCGAGCTGGGCAAGGCATACTTTGGCCTTGACAGACACCCAAACCTGCAGATTGTGGAGGCCGATGCGGCCACCTACCTACAGCAGCAGCAGGGGAGGTATGACCTGGTGTGTGTGGACGTGTTTGTGGACGAGCTGGTTCCGGAAGCTATGGACCAGCTGGCGGTAATAGAGGCCTGCAAGCGCGCCCTGGCCCCGGGTGGGCTACTGATCTGGAACCGGCTGGTGCATACCGAACAAACGAAAACCCGCACCGAGCACTTTTTGCAAGCGTTCGGCCTCATTTTCCCCCACCACCACATCCGGCAGATGCGGACAAACTGGATAGTGATAGCCGAACAGCCCGATGCCGTACACACCGAAACAACCTGA